The genomic DNA CGAGCCCGCTGCTGGGCGTCGGCTTCGGCACCCCCGACGAGCGGGTGCTGCCCGAGAGCGCGCAGAGCCGCCAGGTCACCGCGGAACTGCGGGCCGGGTTCGCGGCCGACGAGGAGGCCGCGGTGCAGATCGTCACCACCGGGCCGGTCGCGGACGGCGCGCTCGGTGCGTACGCGAGCGACCTCTCCCGGCTCGAAGGCGTGCGCCAGGTCGACGCCGCCACCGGCAGCTACGCCGACGGCAAGCACGCGGCACCGGGACCGGCCGCCGACGCCCTCGCCGCCCCGGACGCCCGGCGGCTCACCCTCGTGCACGACCTGACCCCGGCCTCGGGCGCCGCGCAGGACCTCGTACGCGACATCCGCGCCGTCGACCCCCCCGCGGGCGCGGACGCGCTCGTCGGCGGCAGCGACGCCCGGCTCGTGGACTCCAAGGACGCCATCGCCGACGCATTGCCCCTGGCCCTCGCCTGGATCCTCGGCACCACCTTCGTGTTGCTCTTCCTCTTCACCGGCAGCGTGATCCAGCCCCTGCGCGCCCTGGTCCTCAACGCGGTCAGCCTCATGGCCACCATGGGCGCGCTGGTCTGGATCTTCCAGGACGGCAACTTCAGCGGCCTGCTGGACTTCACCGCCCAGCCGATGGAGACGGGCACGGTGGTGCTGATGTTCTGCGTCGTCTTCGGCCTCTCCATGGACTACGAGGTCTTCCTCACCAGCCGCATCAAGGAACTGCACGACGCCGGCGCGACACCCGCCGAGGCGGTCGCGAAGGGGCTCGCGGGCACCGGCCGGATCGTCACGATGGCCGCGGGGCTGCTGGCCGTCAGCTTCTTCGCCTTCGTCACCAGCGGCGTCAGCTTCATCCAGATGTTCGGTCTTGGCAGCGGGCTGGCGATCCTCGTCGACGCGGTGGTCGTACGGGGCGTGCTCGTCCCGGCGGCGATGCGGCTGCTCGGCCGGTCCGCCTGGTACGCGCCGGCGGCGCTGCGCACGCTGCACGCGAAGGTCGGGCTGAGCGAGGGCCCGCGGGCCGCGGAGGCGGCGCGGAGGACGGAGTCCACCGGGGCTCCGGCGTCCGTCGAGGTTCCGGAGTCCTCGCAGGTCCACGACGTGGAGAAGCGGGAGCCGGCGGGCGCGTAGCGCCCGGAATGCCCGACCTCACGTGGCGGGTGCGGGAGTTGACAGCAATCTGCCAATTCCCGCCCCGCTCCCGGCGGGTCATGATGCCCGTACGGCTCCGACGTCGGTGACGCCTGAAGTGGGGTATCCGGATGAGCAGTGGCTCCTCGCCCGCACCGTCCTCGCCGACCCCGCTCCCACCACCCGGTTCCGCGGTGGCCACGCACTGCCCGTACTGCGCGCTGCAGTGCGGCACCCGCCTGCGCCCAGGCGCCACCCCCGCGGAGCCGCTGCGCGTCGAGCCGGACGCCGACTTCCCCGTCAACCAGGGCGGGCTGTGCCAGAAGGGCTGGACCGCACCAGCCGTCCTGCGGGCCGCCGACCGGCTGCGCACCCCGCTCGTCCGCGACCGCACCGGCCGCCTGGCCCCCGCCGACTGGGACGGGACCCTGGACACGGTCGCCGCCCGGCTCGCGGAGATACGCGCCGCGCACGGCCCCGACTCCGTCGCCGTCTTCGGCGGCGGCGGGCTGACGAACGAGAAGGCGTACCTGCTCGGCAAGTTCGCCCGCGTGGCCCTCGGCACCCGGATGATCGACTACAACGGCCGGTTCTGCATGTCGTCCGCCGCGGCGGCGGGCGTCGCGGCCTTCGGCCTGGACCGCGGGCTGCCGTTCCCCGTCACCGACCTCGGCGAGGCCGACACCATCCTCCTCGCCGGCGCCAACCCCGCCGAGACCATGCCCCCGTTGATGCGCCACCTCAACAAGGCCGGCGCCCTCGTCGTCATCGACCCCCGCCGCACCGCCACCGCCGAGCGCGCCGCGCTCCACCTGGCGCCCGCCCCCGGCACCGACCTCGCGCTCGCGCTCGGGCTGCTGCACATCGCCGTCACCGAGGGGCGGCACGACGAGGAGTACGTCTCGGCCCGTACCGTCGGCTTCCGCGCCGCGTGGCGGCGGGCGGCCGGCTGGTGGCCGGAGCGCGTGGAGCTGGTGACCGGCGTGCCGGCCGACGCGCAGCGGGAGGCGGTGCGGCTGCTGAGCGAGGCGCGGCGCGCGTACGTCCTCAGCGGGCGCGGCGCCGAGCAGCACAGCAAGGGCACGGACACGGTGGCGGCGTTCGTCAACTTCGCGCTGGCGCTGGGGCTGCCGGGGCGGCCGGGCTCCGGGTACGGGTGCCTGACCGGGCAGGGCAACGGGCAGGGGGGCCGCGAACACGGGCAGAAGGCCGACCAGTTGCCCGGCTACCGGCACATCACCGACCCCGGGGCGCGGGCGCACGTCGCCGACGTGTGGGGCGTGCCGCCGGAGAGCCTGCCGGGTCCCGGGCTGAGCGCGGCGGAGCTGCTGAACGCCCTCGGTACGGCGGACGGGCCGCGGGCGCTCCTGGTGTTCGGCTCTAACCCGGTGGTCTCGGCGCCGGACGCCGAGCGGGTCCAGCGCCGGCTGGCGGAGCTGGACCTGCTGGTCGTCGCGGACTTCGTACCGTCGGAGACCGCGGCGATGGCGGACGTCGTGCTGCCGGTGACCCAGTGGGCCGAGGAGGAGGGCACGCTCACCAATCTGGAGGGCCGCGTCCTGCGCCGCCACCGCGCCCTGACGCCGCCGCCGGGCGTACGCACCGACCTGGCCGTGCTCCACGAACTCGCCGTCCGGCTCGGTGAACCGCCCCACCGCTTCCCGGCGGAGCCGCGCCGGGTCTTCGACGAGCTGCGCCGCGCGTCCGCCGGCGGCACGGCCGACTACGGCGGCGTCAGCTACGACCGCCTGGACGCGGGCGAAGCGCTGCACTGGCCCTGCCCCGCCACCCCCGAAGGATCCCCGCCGCACCCCGGCACCCCGCGGCTGTTCCTCGACCGCTTCGCCCACCCGGACGGCAAGGCCCGCTTCCAGGACGTCGACCACCGCGAGCCGGCCGACGCACGCGACGACCGCTTCCCGCTGTGGGCCACGACGGGCCGGCAGCTCGCGCACTACCAGTCGGGCGCGCAGACCCGCCGGGTGCCGGAGCTGGTACGGGCCGCGCCGGAGGCGACGGTGGAGATCCACCCGGACACGGCGGCGCGGGCGGGTCTCGCGGAGGGCGAGCTGGCGCGGGTGCGCTCGCCGCGCGGCGCGGTGCTGGCGCGGGTGCGGCTGGTGGCGACGCTGCGGACGGACACGGTGTTCCTGCCGTTCCACTTCCCGGGCCACGGACGGGCGAACCTGCTGACCGGCACGGCACTCGACCCGCGCAGCCGGATGCCGGAGTTCAAGGTGAGCGCGGTGAGCGTGGAGCCGGTGGAGCTGCCGGAGCGGGTGCGGGAGCCGGCGGTGCGGGGCGCG from Streptomyces sp. CMB-StM0423 includes the following:
- a CDS encoding MMPL family transporter; this encodes MLSRIAELAIRRARPLLVLATLAVAVMAVAGFGAFGKLSGGGFSDPDAPSSRAERVIDEEFGGDTNLVLLVDAERGGPDSPAAAERGRQLADGLRAEETVSHVVSYWDRDDAALKSRDGDQALVLAHVEGGDRHEGENAEALMAKYTGERDGVSVRAGGTAAVNSDMATQVAEDLALAEAVAIPVTLVLLLVAFGSLVAALLPLVIGVIAILGTLAELYVLGSITDVSVLSVNLTTALGLGLSIDYGLLLVSRFREQLAAGDSVPDAVRRTVTTAGRTIAFSSAAVVAALAAMLVFPLVSLRSFAYAGIGVVAIAAVSSLLVIPALLAVLGHRVNKGRVPGTRAAHRTDSPLWGRIAAAVMRRPVLASLPVLAVLLLAASPLLGVGFGTPDERVLPESAQSRQVTAELRAGFAADEEAAVQIVTTGPVADGALGAYASDLSRLEGVRQVDAATGSYADGKHAAPGPAADALAAPDARRLTLVHDLTPASGAAQDLVRDIRAVDPPAGADALVGGSDARLVDSKDAIADALPLALAWILGTTFVLLFLFTGSVIQPLRALVLNAVSLMATMGALVWIFQDGNFSGLLDFTAQPMETGTVVLMFCVVFGLSMDYEVFLTSRIKELHDAGATPAEAVAKGLAGTGRIVTMAAGLLAVSFFAFVTSGVSFIQMFGLGSGLAILVDAVVVRGVLVPAAMRLLGRSAWYAPAALRTLHAKVGLSEGPRAAEAARRTESTGAPASVEVPESSQVHDVEKREPAGA
- a CDS encoding molybdopterin oxidoreductase family protein; this encodes MSSGSSPAPSSPTPLPPPGSAVATHCPYCALQCGTRLRPGATPAEPLRVEPDADFPVNQGGLCQKGWTAPAVLRAADRLRTPLVRDRTGRLAPADWDGTLDTVAARLAEIRAAHGPDSVAVFGGGGLTNEKAYLLGKFARVALGTRMIDYNGRFCMSSAAAAGVAAFGLDRGLPFPVTDLGEADTILLAGANPAETMPPLMRHLNKAGALVVIDPRRTATAERAALHLAPAPGTDLALALGLLHIAVTEGRHDEEYVSARTVGFRAAWRRAAGWWPERVELVTGVPADAQREAVRLLSEARRAYVLSGRGAEQHSKGTDTVAAFVNFALALGLPGRPGSGYGCLTGQGNGQGGREHGQKADQLPGYRHITDPGARAHVADVWGVPPESLPGPGLSAAELLNALGTADGPRALLVFGSNPVVSAPDAERVQRRLAELDLLVVADFVPSETAAMADVVLPVTQWAEEEGTLTNLEGRVLRRHRALTPPPGVRTDLAVLHELAVRLGEPPHRFPAEPRRVFDELRRASAGGTADYGGVSYDRLDAGEALHWPCPATPEGSPPHPGTPRLFLDRFAHPDGKARFQDVDHREPADARDDRFPLWATTGRQLAHYQSGAQTRRVPELVRAAPEATVEIHPDTAARAGLAEGELARVRSPRGAVLARVRLVATLRTDTVFLPFHFPGHGRANLLTGTALDPRSRMPEFKVSAVSVEPVELPERVREPAVRGAAG